Proteins co-encoded in one Osmerus mordax isolate fOsmMor3 chromosome 11, fOsmMor3.pri, whole genome shotgun sequence genomic window:
- the LOC136952026 gene encoding olfactory receptor 4D1-like → MITNSSDVTVMLIMEPLALTPFSIYPAFLFGTLTYVIIVFCNVMVLTAIGLNRRLHNPMFILLFNMTVNDMMGATAFFPQMLLSILTQNRSISYTACYIQALLTHMYGGGSLLILTAMAYDRYVAICRPLRYNSIMTPTHLIRLIIMIWVLNIFLMMLLLGLLLRFEICRMTIVDMYCNNPSLLKLICEDTRLNNYYGLALIAFYQGLSAFVVGFTYLQILLTCIMNKQSDAKSKAIQTCGTHLVVFLFLECNSCFALTAHRFESVSPFLRRAFGVSVMVFPPLVNPLIYGLKTKEIRQSFRLLFKRNAFS, encoded by the coding sequence ATGATAACTAATTCTTCTGATGTTACAGTCATGCTGATAATGGAACCTCTTGCTTTAACTCCTTTTTCCATTTATCCAGCATTCCTTTTTGGGACCCTTACTTATGTTATCATAGTGTTTTGTAATGTAATGGTTTTAACAGCAATTGGCCTGAACAGGAGATTGCACAACCCCATGTTTATTCTGCTCTTCAACATGACTGTTAATGACATGATGGGTGCCACTGCTTTCTTTCCTCAAATGCTGCTGAGCATCTTGACCCAGAACAGATCCATCTCCTATACTGCGTGTTACATACAGGCACTTCTTACACACATGTACGGAGGAGGTTCCTTACTTATTTTGACTGCCATGGCATATGACAGGTATGTTGCCATTTGCCGTCCACTAAGGTATAACTCCATTATGACGCCGACTCATTTGATTCGACTAATCATCATGATTTGGGTCCTCAACATATTTTTGATGATGCTGCTGTTGGGTCTGCTCTTACGTTTTGAAATCTGCAGAATGACTATAGTGGACATGTACTGTAATAACCCCTCTTTACTCAAGCTAATCTGTGAAGACACACGTTTGAACAATTACTACGGCTTGGCTCTTATAGCATTCTACCAAGGCCTTTCAGCCTTTGTGGTTGGATTCACATACTTGCAGATCCTGCTCACCTGTATTATGAATAAGCAATCTGATGCCAAGAGTAAGGCCATTCAAACCTGTGGCACACACCTGGTGGTGTTTTTGTTCTTGGAGTGTAACTCATGCTTTGCTCTGACAGCTCATCGGTTTGAGAGCGTGTCCCCTTTCCTCAGAAGGGCTTTTGGAGTGTCAGTTATGGTGTTTCCTCCCTTAGTAAATCCTCTAATATATGGTCTGAAAACAAAAGAAATTCGCCAAAGTTTTAGGTTACTTTTTAAAAGAAATGCTTTCTCATGA
- the LOC136952024 gene encoding olfactory receptor 4D2-like has protein sequence MGAMELSNNGKLVIIFISSVLYTFSVLCNLALLLVIAVNKSLHEPMYMLLFHLIINDLIGISAMIPKVLSEIMSEYRYTSFLACLGQAFCIHIYGGATLFILSVMALDRYVAICYPLRYNAILTKGLVGKLIACVWLVDFILITALLGLMLRFPFCKTVLVNVYCDNVTLLQATCATDTSVNNIYGLFISGVYHEQMLSCPGRGQDTRGHLAPGRR, from the exons ATGGGTGCAATGGAGTTGAGCAATAATGGCAAGTTAGTGATTATATTCATAAGTTCTGTTTTGTATACGTTTTCAGTGTTGTGTAATCTAGCTTTGCTTTTGGTCATAGCTGTTAACAAAAGTCTACATGAACCTATGTACATGTTGCTTTTCCATTTAATAATCAACGACTTGATAGGCATCAGTGCCATGATTCCCAAGGTGTTGTCCGAAATAATGTCTGAATACAGATATACCAGTTTCTTAGCTTGCCTTGGTCAAGCATTCTGCATTCACATATACGGAGGGGCCACACTCTTTATATTGTCTGTAATGGCTTTAGATCGATATGTAGCTATCTGCTATCCTTTAAGATACAACGCTATTTTGACAAAGGGCCTTGTTGGAAAACTAATTGCTTGTGTTTGGTTGGTTGACTTTATACTAATAACTGCCTTGTTAGGACTTATGTTGCGTTTTCCGTTCTGTAAAACTGTTTTAGTGAATGTCTACTGTGACAATGTTACCCTCTTACAAGCAACgtgtgcaaccgacacaagcgtGAACAATATCTACGGCTTATTCATCTCTGGAGTGTACCATG aacagatgCTTTCCTGCCCCGGTCGTGGCCAGGACACGCGTGGGCACCTGGCCCCCGGGCGCCGTTGA
- the LOC136951930 gene encoding olfactory receptor 52B2-like, producing MEEPANVSSILTLQSYNLPPDTVIPAFLFASLGYMIILFCNLLLIITIVGNKSLHQPMYLLLLNLPINDLIGTTALFPQMIKQILLDVKTLPHSSCVTQAFFIHIYGTGAIFILTAMAYDRYIAICCPLKYNVIMTNSHLMKVITVMWLTNLTLISVLFYLLLRLPRCRSLMVHTYCDNPSLLSLVCADTSINNIYGLFTVALTQVIANGTVLYTYLQILVACFRNKGSDTKNKALQTCATHLIVFLLLECLGLFTIISYRLRNIPPDLRRLIGVSTLIFPPILNPIIYGLKTKEIRERVIHMFKSKIFPS from the coding sequence ATGGAAGAACCTGCAAATGTGTCATCTATTCTAACACTTCAAAGCTACAACCTCCCTCCTGACACTGTCATCCCTGCTTTCCTTTTTGCATCCCTGGGTTATATGATCATCCTGTTCTGCAACCTTCTTCTTATAATCACCATTGTCGGAAATAAGAGCCTCCACCAGCCCATGTATCTTTTGTTGCTCAACTTGCCCATCAACGATCTCATAGGCACCACTGCACTGTTTCCACAGATGATCAAACAGATTTTATTAGACGTCAAGACGTTACCACACTCCTCATGTGTCACTCAAGCATTCTTCATTCATATTTATGGAACTGGTgctatttttattttaactgcTATGGCATATGACAGATACATTGCTATATGTTGTCCATTGAAGTACAATGTCATTATGACCAACAGCCACTTGATGAAAGTCATAACAGTGATGTGGCTGACTAACCTTACTCTAATTAGTGTTCTCTTCTACCTGTTGCTTCGTTTGCCCCGTTGTAGGTCTCTCATGGTACACACCTATTGTGACAACCCCTCATTGCTGTCACTGGTCTGTGCAGATACAAGCATCAATAACATCTACGGTCTATTTACTGTGGCTCTTACACAGGTGATAGCAAATGGGACAGTTCTGTACACATATCTTCAGATCCTTGTCGCATGTTTCAGAAACAAGGGATCTGATACGAAAAACAAAGCTTTACAGACTTGTGCCACTCATTtaattgtttttcttcttcttgaatGTCTAGGTCTTTTCACAATTATTTCCTACAGACTAAGAAATATTCCCCCGGACCTAAGGAGACTTATAGGGGTCTCGACATTAATTTTTCCTCCAATACTGAATCCTATCATATATGGTCTAAAAACTAAAGAGATCAGAGAAAGGGTGATACACATGTTCAAGAGCAAAATATTTCCCTCCTAG